A window of Isachenkonia alkalipeptolytica genomic DNA:
AATAATGGCCACTAAAATCGGAAAAATGATTTTTTCCCGTTTGGAAACCGGTCGCAGCTGCTGCATTTTAATCTTTCGCTCCTCACTGTTGGTCAGGGCCATCATAATCGGCGGTTGGATAATCGGTACTAAGGCCATGTAGGAATAGGCCGCCACCGCAATGGGTCCCAGTAAGTGGGGGGCTAACTGAGAGGTTACCAGAATGGCTGTGGGGCCATCGGCTCCCCCGATGATTCCGATGGAGCCCGCCGCTTCCGGGGTGAAACCCATCAGGATGGCTCCGATAAAGGTAAAAAAGATTCCGAACTGGGCGGCGGCTCCTAAGAACACACTCTTCGGATTGGCAATCAAGGGACCGAAGTCCGTCATGGCCCCTACCCCGAGGAAAATCAAGGGCGGGAAAATTCCCAGTTGGTTTCCGGTATAAAAGTGCTGTAATAACCCTCCGGTGTTCTGAACCGTTTGTTCCACTTCCATACCCGCTTCAATGGCACCTTCTGCGCCACCACCGGGGGTAAGGATTTCGAACATCACCGTCATGGGTTCCATGACTCCGGATAAGGGTAGGTTCGTCAGTAGCATTCCAAAGGAAATTGGAACAAGCAGTAAGGGTTCAAACCCTTTTCCGATGGCCAGGAACAGCAGAAAACAGGCTATGATCAACATAATCATATGCTGGATTGTTAAGTTCATAAACCCGGTGGTTCCTATAAAATCTATAAAAACATCAACCATGTGTGCATCTCCTTTCAATCAGTTTCTATTTTCCTTAGCTTAAAGATACCAGTACGTCTCCGCTGTCCACAGATGCACCTTCCTCCACATGAACGTTCGCTACGGTCCCTGCTGCGGGAGCGCTGATTTCATTTTCCATCTTCATGGCTTCCAAGATGATTAAGGCCTGACCTTCTTCCACCGGGTCTCCCTCTTTCACTAAGACTTTCCAGATATTTCCCGGCATGGGGGCTTCCACGGTTTGAGCACCGGCGGGCGCCGCGGGGGCCGCTTCTTTTTTCGGTTCTTCCTTTTTC
This region includes:
- a CDS encoding acetyl-CoA carboxylase biotin carboxyl carrier protein subunit, with amino-acid sequence KKEEPKKEAAPAAPAGAQTVEAPMPGNIWKVLVKEGDPVEEGQALIILEAMKMENEISAPAAGTVANVHVEEGASVDSGDVLVSLS
- a CDS encoding sodium ion-translocating decarboxylase subunit beta, which encodes MVDVFIDFIGTTGFMNLTIQHMIMLIIACFLLFLAIGKGFEPLLLVPISFGMLLTNLPLSGVMEPMTVMFEILTPGGGAEGAIEAGMEVEQTVQNTGGLLQHFYTGNQLGIFPPLIFLGVGAMTDFGPLIANPKSVFLGAAAQFGIFFTFIGAILMGFTPEAAGSIGIIGGADGPTAILVTSQLAPHLLGPIAVAAYSYMALVPIIQPPIMMALTNSEERKIKMQQLRPVSKREKIIFPILVAIIVSLLLPPATPLIGMLMFGNLLKECTVTDRLSQTAQN